The following nucleotide sequence is from Chloroflexota bacterium.
CAGGTGCGACGGGGAGAGCATGATGGTATTCGTCTCCCGGTCGTGCGTGATCTGCGCCCCCATCGCGCGCAGCATCCGCTCGGTGTGGTCGCGCGTCGCCGCGCTCTCGCGCACGGTCGTGTGCCCGCTGGCGTGCAGGGCGGCCAGCAGCACCGCCGACTTGACCTGCGCGCTGGCGACCGGCGTGGCGTACTCGATCGCGTGCAGTCCGCCGCCCTTGATGATCAGCATCGCCTGGCGGCCGTTCGGCGTGGCTGGCGGCGGGAGCGGGCTGATGTCTGCGCCCATCAGTTTGAGCGGATCGATGATGCGTCCCATCGGCCGCTTCGCCAGTTGCGCGTTCGCCGACAGGATGCTCGTGAACGGCAGCCCGGCCAGCAGCCCGGCGATCAGCCGGATCGTCGTGCCGCTGCCGCCGCAGTCGAGCGGCGCGGCCGCCTCGCCTATGCGCCCGCCCGTGACGTGCAGCGCGCCGCCGCCGTTCCGGACGATCGGCACGCCGAGCGCCTCCAGGCAGCGCTTAGTGGCCGCCAGGTCGTCGGAGTCGGGCACGTTGGCCACGCGCGTGACGCCGTCGGCCAGCGCTCCGAGCAGCAGCGCCCGGTGCGCGATCGACTTGTCGCCCGGCACGACGACTTCGCCGGTCAGCTCTTGAGCGGGAACAATACGCATAGCAAATACCTTCCTTCGGATGTAGGGACAGGTCTTTGACCTGTCCGCAATGGACGGGTCAAAGACCCGTCCCTACACCACCTGTCTTCCGTCGACGTGCCGCTTCCAGCCTTGCGCTCCAGGCCGCCTCGTCACCGCGGGCGATCTGGTCGCGCAGAGTCGTCAGTTCGCGGCTATACGCATCGATCATCGCGACGATCGCCGCGCGGTTGCTCGCGATGATATCGCCCATCATGCGCGTGTCGCTCGCCGCCAGGCGCGTCATGCCCACGTAGCCCGTCGACGCCAGTTGCTCTGCGTGCTGGTCGTTCAGTCCGGTGACGGTGTTGACCAGCGTGGCGCTCAGCACGTACGGCAGATGGCTGATGGCCGCCACGGCGCGGTCGTGCGCGTCAGCTTCGATCATCAGCACCGCCGCGCCGGTAATCGCCACCAGGGACTGCGCCAGCCGCATCGCCCGCACGCTGGTGCGCGCCGTCGGCGTCAGCGCGAAGCGCGCCCCGCGAAACAGCCCGGCGTCGGCCGATTCGATGCCCGACGTCTCTTTGCCGCACATCGGGTGCCCGCCGACGCTCTCGATCGCGAGTTTGTCCATCGCGGCGACGATCTCGCGCTTGGTGCTGCCCAGGTCCATCAACAGTGTCCCCGTCGGCAGCGACGGCCCGTGCGTCTCGATCCATGCCACGATGCCGCGCACCGGCATCGCCAGCACGACGATATCGGCGGCGTCGCCGGGCTGCCAGTCGCCGTCAATCACATCGCGCGCCTGCGCCTGCCGGACCACGTCCGGGTTGGCGTCTGCGCCAAGCACGCGCAGCCGGGCGCCGCCCGCCTTCAGCGTCATCGCCAGTGAGCCGCCCATCAGGCCTAGCCCGGCGATGGCTATGGTAAAGCCATCGAGATCATCCATCGTGTTCTCTGGTCATCCATGTCCTGTGCGCGTCCCGCCTTTGGCGGGACGCCCGTCCCTGATAGGGACGGGCACAGGATGAAGTGCGACGGCAACACCGTTGCCATCCGCGTTGCTTCGCGCGCGAAGGATCTCAGATGCTTCACGCACGGGGCGCTCTCGAAAACCGGGGTCATGCCTTCGCGTTCAGCATGACAAGTGTGTTTAGATGTGCTTCCCAATGATCGACGCAATGCCCTTCAACTCGACCATCAGTGCCGCGAACTGCTTGAAGTCGAGCGACTGCGCGCCATCGGAGGTCGCTTTGGCCGGGTTGGGGTGTACCTCGATCAGCAGCCCGCTCGCCCCGGCCGCGACCGCGCCGCGCGCGACCGCGCCGACGAGCGCCGACCTGCCGGTGCCGTGACTCGGGTCGGCGATGACCGGCAGGTGGCTCAGTTCCTGGATCGCCGGAATCGCGTTGACGTCGAAGGTATTGCGGGTATAGGTCTCGAACGTGCGAATACCGCGCTCGCAGACCATCACGCGGCGGTTGCCGTGCGAGAGGATGTATTCGGCGCACATCAGCAGCTCCTCGATCGTGCCGGACATGGCGCGCTTGAGCAGGACCGGGTGCTGCGCCTCGCCGACGGCGTGCAGCAGCGGGTAATGCTGCATGTTGCGCGCGCCGATCTGTAGGATGTCCGAGTAGCGCGCGACGAGCGGCACCTGCTCGACCGCCATCACCTCGGTGATGACGAGCAGGCCGGTCTCTTTGCCAGCCTCAGCCAGCAGTTCGAGTCCTTCCTCGCCCATGCCCTGGAATGAGTAGGGCGACGAACGCGGCTTGAACGCGCCGCCACGCAGCACCTTCGCGCCCGCCTCCTTAACGGCGTGCGCTGTCTCCATGATCTGCTGGCGGCTCTCGATCGAGCACGGCCCGGCCATCACGACGACCTGGTCGCTGCCGATCCGCGAGCCGTTGAGCGGGACAACGGTATCTTCCTTCTGGAAGTCGCGGCTGGCGATCTTGAACGGCCGGCGGATGCGCACCACGTTCTCGACGCCGTCCCACATCTCGGCCACTTCGGGCGTCAGGTTCGTGCCGTTGCCGACCGCGCCGATGATCGTGCGCACCTCGCCAAAACTGGTGTGCGCCTTGAAGCCGTACGATTCAACTTTCTGAATCGCCTCGCTGATCTGCTCGCTCGACGCGCCCTGCTTCATTATGATAACCATAGTCTGTGCTCGTTTCTGATAATTTCGCGGCTAAGGCCGCGCCCTGGGCCCGTCATCCTGAGCGCGCAGGCAGGACCGTTGTGCTTCCAATCCGTCTCGCGCGCGAAGGATCTAAACACCGCAGTCGGAGATGCTTCACACGCGTATCGCGTCGAACAAGTTAGGTAATGCCTTCGCGTTTCATCCTGTGCCCGTCCCTGAAAGGGACGGCGTCCCGCCTAGCACGGGACGCGCGCAGGACATGTATGGCAACCTCATATCGTCTTTCCGATCGCCGCAGCGATGCTCTTCAGTTCGACCATCAACTGGGCGAACTGCTTGAAGTCAAGCGACTGCGCGCCGTCGGAGGTCGCTTTGGCCGGATTGGGATGCACTTCGATCAGCAGGCCGCTCGCCCCGGCGGCGACCGCGCCGCGCGCGACCGCGCCGACGAGCGCCGACTTGCCGGTGCCGTGGCTCGGGTCGGCGATGACCGGCAGGTGGCTCAGTTCCTGGATCGCCGGGATCGCGTTGACGTCGAACGTGTTGCGCGTGTACGTC
It contains:
- the aroA gene encoding 3-phosphoshikimate 1-carboxyvinyltransferase encodes the protein MRIVPAQELTGEVVVPGDKSIAHRALLLGALADGVTRVANVPDSDDLAATKRCLEALGVPIVRNGGGALHVTGGRIGEAAAPLDCGGSGTTIRLIAGLLAGLPFTSILSANAQLAKRPMGRIIDPLKLMGADISPLPPPATPNGRQAMLIIKGGGLHAIEYATPVASAQVKSAVLLAALHASGHTTVRESAATRDHTERMLRAMGAQITHDRETNTIMLSPSHLSALNISVPNDFSSAAFFIAAGLLAPRADLLIKAVNLNPTRTGLLDIITAMGGAVAVEQGHEENGEPVGDLRVRTVAGLRGATVGGAVVPRAIDEFPLVALLATQAEGETLVRDAAELRVKESDRVSAVAVELRKLGAQIEERPDGFVVRGRTPLHGAEVDSHGDHRLAMMLAVAGLIASGETRISGAESVAKSFPEFERVLAGITR
- a CDS encoding prephenate dehydrogenase; its protein translation is MDDLDGFTIAIAGLGLMGGSLAMTLKAGGARLRVLGADANPDVVRQAQARDVIDGDWQPGDAADIVVLAMPVRGIVAWIETHGPSLPTGTLLMDLGSTKREIVAAMDKLAIESVGGHPMCGKETSGIESADAGLFRGARFALTPTARTSVRAMRLAQSLVAITGAAVLMIEADAHDRAVAAISHLPYVLSATLVNTVTGLNDQHAEQLASTGYVGMTRLAASDTRMMGDIIASNRAAIVAMIDAYSRELTTLRDQIARGDEAAWSARLEAARRRKTGGVGTGL
- the aroF gene encoding 3-deoxy-7-phosphoheptulonate synthase, whose amino-acid sequence is MVIIMKQGASSEQISEAIQKVESYGFKAHTSFGEVRTIIGAVGNGTNLTPEVAEMWDGVENVVRIRRPFKIASRDFQKEDTVVPLNGSRIGSDQVVVMAGPCSIESRQQIMETAHAVKEAGAKVLRGGAFKPRSSPYSFQGMGEEGLELLAEAGKETGLLVITEVMAVEQVPLVARYSDILQIGARNMQHYPLLHAVGEAQHPVLLKRAMSGTIEELLMCAEYILSHGNRRVMVCERGIRTFETYTRNTFDVNAIPAIQELSHLPVIADPSHGTGRSALVGAVARGAVAAGASGLLIEVHPNPAKATSDGAQSLDFKQFAALMVELKGIASIIGKHI